The proteins below come from a single Drosophila teissieri strain GT53w chromosome 3L, Prin_Dtei_1.1, whole genome shotgun sequence genomic window:
- the LOC122617366 gene encoding DC-STAMP domain-containing protein 2 isoform X1 — translation MEDNCNLGDYMYRRRNTIVSSEEETENCTGKRLINLYKRDYNSDLDLVESGKYLDSTSEGDAPIYPMDREDPEPEDEPSGGCEKSLSECRYNALLYVIGGYIVGLLLVLMWYYRNPKEACKDLNGKWIFIVLVTLLIIILVRRRPARCIAVLCLSRLSSSQFRTLVIALAFLVAFSGPIKNIIHNICILANTLTCGQNVLIQALKLMQRIINDPSHSVEEAFKTTLTQVCRLMNKLDKLLLNLERPISQIHATYKTCTDWLLLQKDHYEYKMGTPYNRCMKAGNLSIAQCKIEFGGKKKECCNLELFYWFCESLKSFTSFFDDNLQWSLMVIKEIFQRLRLCSMKIRYIFISSISFDHSLKFNSTGQFTPNKDHITEQDVNEKLEAQRHKLYLLLFLIDLVIFILLLTIIHQSLSFWLRYLSNEQYENVYITEAFENYDDKYYQTMGVRALPLSNFEENKYVKINSMRLLPKEYDTIYRSVTFLGITGIQLFCICFVDYSLYSMLTLMSYYGHMIEDVKPLAYKKIVITGGGKTGDILRDLVQAFEPRTFKINTQRCLPIPGHPKYLRYVWILLLYLLAWFMVFWEPYGLRRRHRTMMYFYPEESRRRVYDLHRTILHERKHLFKAKCREARFLNAFKNTHQFESYFTWLNSRLNWCLSCCTVSFIGTCCTICNKPLNKSDNVSCGWPNCRGIYCTTCFQDSHNKCVLCSSEYEDELLEHGNSSGNSDSDFCSVDKSYPQQRDKKI, via the exons ATGGAAGACAATTGTAATTTAGGCGATTACATGTACAGACGAAGGAATACCATAGTTAGCTCTGAGGAAGAGACGGAGAACTGCACTGGAAAGCGTCTTATCAACTTATACAAAAGAGATTACAACTCTGACCTGGACCTGGTCGAGTCTGGGAAATACCTGGATTCCACCTCTGAAGGAGATGCACCCATCTATCCCATGGATCGCGAGGACCCTGAGCCAGAAGACGAACCTTCAGGGGGATGCGAAAAATCACTTTCAGAATGTCGATACAACGCATTGCTTTATGTTATCGGAGGATATATTGTCGGACTACTATTGGTACTAATGTGGTACTATAGGAATCCCAAAGAGGCCTGCAAGGACCTTaatggaaaatggattttcatCGTCTTGGTCACCTTACTAATTATTATACTGGTTCGACGACGTCCAGCAAG GTGCATTGCAGTGTTATGCCTTTCAAGGTTATCAAGCAGTCAATTTCGGACATTGGTAATTGCATTAGCTTTCTTGGTTGCTTTTTCGGGacctataaaaaatataatccacaacatttgcattttggcgAACACTCTCACCTGTGGGCAAAATGTGCTAATACAGGCTCTAAAGCTAATGCAACGAATTATAAACGATCCTTCTCATTCAGTGGAGGAGGCATTCAAGACAACGTTGACTCAAGTGTGCAGACTCATGAATAAACTGGATAAGCTTTTGCTAAATTTGGAGAGGCCCATATCACAAATAC ATGCCACTTATAAGACCTGCACAGATTGGTTACTTTTGCAGAAGGATCACTATGAGTACAAGATGGGTACTCCCTACAACCGCTGCATGAAGGCGGGTAACTTGAGTATTGCACAGTGCAAGATTGAGTTTGgaggaaaaaagaaagagtGCTGTAACCTAGAACTCTTTTATTGGTTCTGCGAAAGTCTCAAGTCATTTACAAGTTTCTTCGATGATAATCTTCAATGGTCTCTGATGGTCATCAAGGAAATATTTCAAC GCTTGCGGTTATGCTCCATGAAAAtcagatatatttttataagctCCATTAGTTTTGACCATagcttaaaatttaattcaacAGGTCAATTTACCCCTAACAAAGATCACATAACCGAACAAGATGTAAACGAGAAATTAGAGGCACAGAGACATAAGTTAtatttgctattatttttgatCGATTTAGTTATCTTCATACTCTTGCTCACTATTATACATCAATCACTGAGCTTTTGGCTGCGCTACTTGAGCAATGAACAATATGAAAATGTCTATATAACAGAGGCTTTTGAGAACTATGATGACAAGTACTATCAGACCATGGGTGTAAGAGCCTTGCCCTTAAGTAATTTCGAAGAGAATAAATATGTGAAG ATAAATTCAATGCGACTGCTGCCCAAAGAATATGATACTATTTATCGTTCAGTAACGTTTTTGGGGATCACAGGAATACAGCTTTTCTGCATCTGCTTTGTGGACTACAGTCTTTATAGTATGCTAACTTTGATGTCCTATTATGGACATATGATTGAAGATGTTAAAC CTCTTGCCTATAAAAAGATTGTCATTACTGGCGGAGGTAAAACTGGCGACATTCTACGAGATCTGGTTCAGGCATTTGAGCCAAgaactttcaaaataaatactcAACGGTGTCTACCGATTCCAGGTCATCCGAAATACCTCCGATATGTGTGGATCttattgctttatttgctGGCCTGGTTCATGGTTTTTTGGGAGCCATATGGCCTCCGTCGAAGACACCGTACTATGATGTACTTTTATCCAGAGGAATCAAGGCGCAGAGTTTACGACTTGCACCGAACAATATTACATGAAAGAA aacatttatttaaagcaaaatGTCGGGAGGCACGTTTCTTAAACGCCTTTAAGAATACCCATCAATTTGAATCGTATTTTACGTGGCTTAATTCTCGTCTAAACTG GTGTCTCAGTTGTTGTACAGTATCTTTTATTGGAACATGCTGTACCATTTGCAATAAACCACTGAACAA ATCTGATAATGTTTCCTGTGGCTGGCCAAACTGCAGGGGTATCTACTGTACAACGTGCTTTCAAGACAGCCACAATAAATGTGTATTATGCAGTTCCGAGTACGAAGATGAACTATTGGAACATGG GAACTCTTCTGGAAATTCGGACTCTGATTTCTGCAGCGTTGATAAGAGTTATCCCCAGCAGCGTGATAAGAAAATATAG
- the LOC122617366 gene encoding DC-STAMP domain-containing protein 2 isoform X2 has product MEDNCNLGDYMYRRRNTIVSSEEETENCTGKRLINLYKRDYNSDLDLVESGKYLDSTSEGDAPIYPMDREDPEPEDEPSGGCEKSLSECRYNALLYVIGGYIVGLLLVLMWYYRNPKEACKDLNGKWIFIVLVTLLIIILVRRRPARCIAVLCLSRLSSSQFRTLVIALAFLVAFSGPIKNIIHNICILANTLTCGQNVLIQALKLMQRIINDPSHSVEEAFKTTLTQVCRLMNKLDKLLLNLERPISQIHATYKTCTDWLLLQKDHYEYKMGTPYNRCMKAGNLSIAQCKIEFGGKKKECCNLELFYWFCESLKSFTSFFDDNLQWSLMVIKEIFQRLRLCSMKIRYIFISSISFDHSLKFNSTGQFTPNKDHITEQDVNEKLEAQRHKLYLLLFLIDLVIFILLLTIIHQSLSFWLRYLSNEQYENVYITEAFENYDDKYYQTMGVRALPLSNFEENKYVKINSMRLLPKEYDTIYRSVTFLGITGIQLFCICFVDYSLYSMLTLMSYYGHMIEDVKPLAYKKIVITGGGHPKYLRYVWILLLYLLAWFMVFWEPYGLRRRHRTMMYFYPEESRRRVYDLHRTILHERKHLFKAKCREARFLNAFKNTHQFESYFTWLNSRLNWCLSCCTVSFIGTCCTICNKPLNKSDNVSCGWPNCRGIYCTTCFQDSHNKCVLCSSEYEDELLEHGNSSGNSDSDFCSVDKSYPQQRDKKI; this is encoded by the exons ATGGAAGACAATTGTAATTTAGGCGATTACATGTACAGACGAAGGAATACCATAGTTAGCTCTGAGGAAGAGACGGAGAACTGCACTGGAAAGCGTCTTATCAACTTATACAAAAGAGATTACAACTCTGACCTGGACCTGGTCGAGTCTGGGAAATACCTGGATTCCACCTCTGAAGGAGATGCACCCATCTATCCCATGGATCGCGAGGACCCTGAGCCAGAAGACGAACCTTCAGGGGGATGCGAAAAATCACTTTCAGAATGTCGATACAACGCATTGCTTTATGTTATCGGAGGATATATTGTCGGACTACTATTGGTACTAATGTGGTACTATAGGAATCCCAAAGAGGCCTGCAAGGACCTTaatggaaaatggattttcatCGTCTTGGTCACCTTACTAATTATTATACTGGTTCGACGACGTCCAGCAAG GTGCATTGCAGTGTTATGCCTTTCAAGGTTATCAAGCAGTCAATTTCGGACATTGGTAATTGCATTAGCTTTCTTGGTTGCTTTTTCGGGacctataaaaaatataatccacaacatttgcattttggcgAACACTCTCACCTGTGGGCAAAATGTGCTAATACAGGCTCTAAAGCTAATGCAACGAATTATAAACGATCCTTCTCATTCAGTGGAGGAGGCATTCAAGACAACGTTGACTCAAGTGTGCAGACTCATGAATAAACTGGATAAGCTTTTGCTAAATTTGGAGAGGCCCATATCACAAATAC ATGCCACTTATAAGACCTGCACAGATTGGTTACTTTTGCAGAAGGATCACTATGAGTACAAGATGGGTACTCCCTACAACCGCTGCATGAAGGCGGGTAACTTGAGTATTGCACAGTGCAAGATTGAGTTTGgaggaaaaaagaaagagtGCTGTAACCTAGAACTCTTTTATTGGTTCTGCGAAAGTCTCAAGTCATTTACAAGTTTCTTCGATGATAATCTTCAATGGTCTCTGATGGTCATCAAGGAAATATTTCAAC GCTTGCGGTTATGCTCCATGAAAAtcagatatatttttataagctCCATTAGTTTTGACCATagcttaaaatttaattcaacAGGTCAATTTACCCCTAACAAAGATCACATAACCGAACAAGATGTAAACGAGAAATTAGAGGCACAGAGACATAAGTTAtatttgctattatttttgatCGATTTAGTTATCTTCATACTCTTGCTCACTATTATACATCAATCACTGAGCTTTTGGCTGCGCTACTTGAGCAATGAACAATATGAAAATGTCTATATAACAGAGGCTTTTGAGAACTATGATGACAAGTACTATCAGACCATGGGTGTAAGAGCCTTGCCCTTAAGTAATTTCGAAGAGAATAAATATGTGAAG ATAAATTCAATGCGACTGCTGCCCAAAGAATATGATACTATTTATCGTTCAGTAACGTTTTTGGGGATCACAGGAATACAGCTTTTCTGCATCTGCTTTGTGGACTACAGTCTTTATAGTATGCTAACTTTGATGTCCTATTATGGACATATGATTGAAGATGTTAAAC CTCTTGCCTATAAAAAGATTGTCATTACTGGCGGAG GTCATCCGAAATACCTCCGATATGTGTGGATCttattgctttatttgctGGCCTGGTTCATGGTTTTTTGGGAGCCATATGGCCTCCGTCGAAGACACCGTACTATGATGTACTTTTATCCAGAGGAATCAAGGCGCAGAGTTTACGACTTGCACCGAACAATATTACATGAAAGAA aacatttatttaaagcaaaatGTCGGGAGGCACGTTTCTTAAACGCCTTTAAGAATACCCATCAATTTGAATCGTATTTTACGTGGCTTAATTCTCGTCTAAACTG GTGTCTCAGTTGTTGTACAGTATCTTTTATTGGAACATGCTGTACCATTTGCAATAAACCACTGAACAA ATCTGATAATGTTTCCTGTGGCTGGCCAAACTGCAGGGGTATCTACTGTACAACGTGCTTTCAAGACAGCCACAATAAATGTGTATTATGCAGTTCCGAGTACGAAGATGAACTATTGGAACATGG GAACTCTTCTGGAAATTCGGACTCTGATTTCTGCAGCGTTGATAAGAGTTATCCCCAGCAGCGTGATAAGAAAATATAG